The stretch of DNA GCGTGAGACCTTCATAGAGTGCCCGCTTCCACATGTAGTAGGTGGAGCGGGCGGTGAGAGGGAAGAGAGCTTGGAACTCCTTGTAGGACGGGAAAGTCTTAGACTGGAAGCGCTTCTGCAGGAACAGCTTGGCCTGGGCCTTGAACCTAGTGGTGGTAAGCATGTCCATCACCAACATCTGCCTATCGCTGCCACCTGGTGCCATTGCTACAGTCTGGCTTGGCAAGGATCCACTATGGGGTTGGCCCTGGGCCATAGCTACCTCTTGAATGATCCCCTCTCTGGAAGGCCCTCCTGGGGCATCTTCTGGAGTGTTTTCTGGAGAAGCAGCCACTGGCAGTGTTTCCACTGGAGGAACCGCCACAGACATTACATtctgaacagcttccatagcctgCCATTCAACTGGCTTCTGCCGTTCCTCTAGCTCCTCCGGCTTCCACTGTTCCTCTGGCTTCCGCAGTTCCTTTGGCTTCTGCTTCCTTTGGCCCAAAGAGGGAGCCTGCATGCGGGGCCATCTTCCGGAAAGACTTTTCCATACCCAAAAAGTGGAAGGTAACAGGCTAGGGTAACGGAGGCGGAAGCGACAGAAGGGTAGGTGCCCACTTAGCACCTGCTTGCGGGCAGCCCTGCGCAGTCGTCTCTGCCAACGAGATAAGGGCATCCTGGAGGATCTGAGCCCCTGGGAAGTAAGAGGAGCTCCACTTTCTGCTttccctgtcccctcctctcccacctcactCTTCAAAGAGAGTAGCGTTTCTTTCCCGGCATCTGCTGACTGGAGAGACTCCGTAGTTTCAAGAGCTGGGGACATCTTGAAACTGGAGGTCCTCCTGAGGGCTTTCCGTCTCCAGTTGTAGTAGGTGGATCTCGAGATGCCAGGGAACCTGCATTTGAAGCAGCGATAGGGTACCAGTTTGTTCAGGGAGATGCAATGCTCCAAGTAAGACTTGGCACGCTGCATCAAGATCATGCTAGCGGAGCTTGACATTGCTACTTCCAGTGGGGAACACCCCACCTCCTCAGCAGCCTTTTCCCCTGAAGGCTTCTTCACCTCTGGCGCAGCCAGTGCCTCCAGGGATGGAGTGGCTGGAACCTGGGCTGAGTTGGCACCAGAACCAAGCAGCTCATGCTTCCAGGCATAGTAGGTAGAACGGGAGATCTCAGGGAATCTCTGCAGGAACTGTTGCAATGGCACAAAGCCCCCACGGTGGAAGCTGTCCTGCAAGAAGTGCTTGGCAGAGAAGCGGGTGGCCACCTTCTGC from Arvicanthis niloticus isolate mArvNil1 chromosome 23, mArvNil1.pat.X, whole genome shotgun sequence encodes:
- the Vrtn gene encoding vertnin, with translation MTSRDQLVQQVLRDLQEAVESEGLEGLISAALEAKQVLSSFTLPICQKGGPGAQVLEVDSVALSLYPEDAPQNMLPLVCKGEGSLLFEAASMLLWGHAGLSLELRARTVVEMLLHRHYYLQGMIDSKVMLQAVRYSLCSEESPEMTNLSFATLEAIFDADVKATCFPTSFSNVWHLYALASILERNIYSIYPMRNVKIRPYFNRVIMPRRSTHVTSMLHIMWAGQPLTSHLFRHQYFAPVVGLEEVEADSTASLDPVSPNLGPLLPPAKTLELLNREPGLSYSRLCDRTSITKSTFYRWRRQTQEHRQKVATRFSAKHFLQDSFHRGGFVPLQQFLQRFPEISRSTYYAWKHELLGSGANSAQVPATPSLEALAAPEVKKPSGEKAAEEVGCSPLEVAMSSSASMILMQRAKSYLEHCISLNKLVPYRCFKCRFPGISRSTYYNWRRKALRRTSSFKMSPALETTESLQSADAGKETLLSLKSEVGEEGTGKAESGAPLTSQGLRSSRMPLSRWQRRLRRAARKQVLSGHLPFCRFRLRYPSLLPSTFWVWKSLSGRWPRMQAPSLGQRKQKPKELRKPEEQWKPEELEERQKPVEWQAMEAVQNVMSVAVPPVETLPVAASPENTPEDAPGGPSREGIIQEVAMAQGQPHSGSLPSQTVAMAPGGSDRQMLVMDMLTTTRFKAQAKLFLQKRFQSKTFPSYKEFQALFPLTARSTYYMWKRALYEGLTLVDG